The segment GGACTAGTAGAATAAATGAAATAGATACATTTATGGATTCCAACATTAAATATTCACTGCCACCATTTACTTGTAACATATATGATAGTCAATTAGCAATCACTGTAAATGTAAAAAACGTGGATCCAAATTCCATTCGTCatagaattttacaaaataatgtaGGAATACACGTTTTGTTATCATCTGTAGGAGCAGGATTTTTTCCGCAGCATTATTCGTTATGCTTAAAAATTTCGGAAGATTCTGTGGATCCTGATTCTCTCTCGAGCGAACCATGGGATAATAATGTTGTATTTACTGTTACATTAAAAAACACTGAAAATTTAGCTCGGTATTACGTTGGACGAAACGACGAGTTCATGGAAGAAAAAGATTTTCCTACTGCTGCATCTTTTAAGAACCAACTGAAAGAATTAACGGTAAGTCTTTTATATGGCTActaattaataattgttttacatttaattgtattttttttcaGATTATGGAAAATACAGAACTTGGAAAGGATCGAACGATCAATGTACTGGCAGAAGATGATGGTGTTGTTATAAATATTAGTTCAAATCGATCAGATTCTGATTACGAACCGGTACACGGAATAACAAAATCAACGCAACAATATGAAGATCGACAAGACGCCACAACAGAAATAAGATCTGCTTCAGAAAGCACTGACGATGAATTAACGAGTAACAGTACAGCAGGTAAATTTTCGAAAGGTATATTGAAGTCACGCCGCACTCATGATTTTTCGCGTTCAACATCTGAATCTAGCACCGACGAAAGTGGAATGCCCACGTCGCCTATAGATAGTCATTATGATTCGGAGCAAGATATAAATTCTGAAACAGATtgctcaaatttaaaaaaaactgtGCGATTTAATGAGATCGTGTCACAACAGTTATTTAGGTATTGTTACGTTTTTAATGTTAACGGTATAAATTTTGACGACACGTCGcatgttattattttatttgtttaattttgtagGTCTAAATCTAGCATTGTTAATCAACGTAAAGTAACGACTATACCTCGGACTACAAAACAATTTAACACAAAGCCAGGAATCTACCAAAAGTTGATGTCCGATTATGACGAGAAAAGAGAACGGCAACTGAAGCGTGTTGAGAGGAAATCGAAGCGTGCATCAAGACCTACTACGCGTCATAAAGATACATCAAACACAAATGCAGAAACAAATAGCAAATATGTTACACCTAAGTTCTCTATAAAATATCTATCTGACATGGAGCTATATGACTTTGAGACTAGTGAAACTACAAAAATAAACTCTACAATACCTAAAAAATTAATCATCACCATAGATTTACCTCTACTAAAAACTGCCACTGATGTTTTCTTGGATGTGCAAGAACGTTACCTTAGTTTAAAGAGTGAGAAGCCTGCAAAATATTTATTGGAACTCCCTTTATTTTATTGTGTACACGCAGCCGGTGGTAGTTCGAGGTTCGATACGAAATATAAGAAACTCGTCGTAACATTATCAGTCATTCCACCAATGGAGACACCATTAGATACTAGAGAGGATAGTGGAGTTGATAGCGATCATGGTAGTCCTGTACCAGTGTTACCTGAAGATGCACTGGAAAATTCTCTAAGTAACAGTCACTCGAGTGACGCTATGCCGAAGTTAGGTGAAAAGTGCAAAACAGTGTTTACAaccataaaaatagaaaatgaaagtgaaagtttaGAAGAGTGTAATGATAGTATATTGCGGACTAATAATGTAGACAACATAGATACGTTTATAGATTCCAGCATTAAGTACACATTGCCACCGTTTACTTGTAACATATATCTTAATCAATTAGCAATCACTGTAGATGTAAAATACGTGAATCCAAATTCCATTCGCCATAGAATTTTGCAAAATAATTTAGGAATACACATTTTATTAATGTCTGTAAATGCAGAATTAATTCCACAACACTATTCGTTATGTATAAAAATACACAATGATACTGTGGATCCTGATTCCCTCACGATCGACCCGTGTGATAATGACGTTCTGTTTACTGTTATATTAAACAATACCGAAAATTTATTGCGATATTATGTTGGACTAAATGAAGAGTTCATGGAAGAAAAACTTTATCCATCTGCGGCGTCTTTCAAAGACCTGCTGAAAAAATTAACGGTAAACTTTTTATACGGCTATTGCAGccgaaatttattttatatttaattatatctTCTACAGGCTACGGAAAATACAGAACTGGGAAAtgatggaacagtcaatgaacagGCAGAGGATGATGGTGTTGTTATAAATATTAGCCCGAATCAATTAGATTCCGACGACGAAGTGGGTCAAGAAAGTACAAATTCCACGCGAGAACACGCCGTGACAAAAACTAGATCTGTTTCAGAAAACAGCGGAGACGAATTAACGAGTGACGGTAGTATAGCAGGTACATTATCGGAAGATGTATTGAAGTCACGCCGTATTCATGATTTTTCGTCTTCAGTGTCTGAATCGAACACCGATGAAAATGGGATTGTCACATCGTCCATAGAATCAGATTCTTGGAGTTTAAAGAAAACAGTTCGATTCGATACCATGGTATCAATACAATACTTTAGGTATTGTTGCGTTTATAATATCAGCAGTAAATTCTTTCCAATAATGCGGCGTGTGTTATTATTTAATTCATATCATTTTTCAGATCTAATGGTAGCATTGTTAGACTCAAGAAAAGGAGACGACATGCGCCACGTACTATGTCTCAGGTAGTAAAACCTATACTTAAGCAAAATAAACCGTCGTCGCAAGAAGAAACTTCGGAAGACACAGTCATAGCAGTTTGGGGTAGACGTAGGTGATGTAATACAGCAGGATTCAATAATGATTTAATATTCGATCTCGATATGTAGATTTCGGCCATTTGCCGAGACACGTATCTGATTATTTTTAAAGTCGAGTGAAGCAGGGACCGTTGACCATTAAAGAACGTTATTATCGCAAACTTATTTATAGGGtcatttattgaaaaaaaaaaaaacaagaaaatcATAGTTTATTTAGAATTGTGTGATAATTTTGTAGTAATTAATCATTGAAATCGCAGAAAAGCAAAGTGGCTTCACGATAAAATTGCAGTCACAAAAATAATCGTGAATCAATGAAATTATTCAACCGCGTTATTTTACAGAGCTCATAACTCGATAACTATGAAAAAATAAATAGTCCTAAATAGTATTTTTAGTAGTAACTTTTTAGTATAATGATTCGAGAATGTCGATGTATTCCACTAAATTTTATCTTCTATATTCATAAACGTTATGCATAATCAATTGATATAATGTGTAAATGAATTGGTCTGAATCTCGCGTATGatctattttaaatttttagtatttcttaataaaaataaaaaaaaatgaaccTTGTTAACATTTCTTGAAAAGATTGTCGGCAAAGTATGAAAGTAAATAACGAATGAGGTGTAAAAATAGTTGAATGCATGCGcactatttaataaaataataaaattcttataaatgaatttttacgaatattttataGATCGACGTGAAATTATTTATATGCAATGCATTTAATAAACGTTTCCTTAATAGTAAATTGCATACGTATAGTGTGACTGTATTTCATGATTATAAAATGTCACGTTCTCGTTCTAGAATAAACGCGCACTTGTTTTTCTAACAGGATGATTGCCATATCAATGTGCACGCAAAACAGTTTAACGTATTTTATGCAAACGAAAAAGAGAAATAAagtgtacaaatcacaaaattTCGATCGATCATTAATTGTTCATTGTTGTTAAATCCTCGTCCTGAATTTATAACTTATTATAATTAAAACACGTAGTTTTACGAATCTGAAATAACACTACTATCCATATGGCAACCCCTCCAGAACCAAGAGGGTACACTACAAATCTAATGTTCTtcgttattaatattatctaatGAAAGTTCTATGGAAAAGATAGAAAAATCTGAAGAATTTGTGTACTGATGCTGGCATGTAATACTATCTATACAGCTTACGAAATATTCTGTAATTTTATGCCTATATTAACGAAATTTGTCTATATCTTTTCTATATTGGGAAGAAATAATATGTAGTATAGTTCGTAAGTGAATCGTTCAATTAATGTTATATTAATTCctgtttttatttaaatactgaTTTGATAGAGTTGATAAATGTTTATAACAGAAGACATTTCACAGAATTTTGTGcatgttatttttttttaatatctatTCAATGAAAAGTAATTACCTGCAATATAATGTGAAACTTTTTAAACTTAAATAGACACGGACAGATTATAATAGAAACAAAATAAGAGATAGACAAACCGATGACACGTGCAAATAACCTCGCTTTGCTTCTACGGGACGCGAGATTATTTAAAATGTCTCAGGCGTTGTGGGTCCATAATCTATTAGGGTAATGGATTGATTTCAAATAAACACCACCTACGGTTTCACAAGTATTTAAGAATATTCTACAATAGGCGAAAAGATACATTACTTTGAAATCGTAATACAACTCGAAGAACGTGTCCAGTATGCAGCAAAAGGCGCGTGATCGGTTCTTTTTGCCGTTAAAGCGGGCAACGTGACCAATGGACGTACGGCGCCAAAAATTGCAAGTTTCAAACTCTGTCTAACATAAATATCGACCCTGCTTAGGACATCGAGAAAAGAGAACATAGGAACCATCGAGAAAAATAGGATAACATACAAGCCGAAAAAATGAGTATAATACAGGTAGATACACAAATAGGTAAAACTAGAAATAAGGATATAATAATTAATCTAACCAGTAGTGTGGCCTACATGTATTTTCTCATTGTATGGTTGTAATTAGGACgttgttattattgttattatcttTGATTATGAAATGGTGAAGATACATATATGACAATCTGATGATCAGATTTGTGACAATCAAAGAAACAGTAATGTAATTAGAAATAAGTATGTTTATTgatatttttatacattttttgaTTCCATACAATCTACTTAATATTCTTAAATTCGTCAATTTTTGAAGCACTTATATTTTAAGCAACTGCTCTAAATATGGATTTTCTTGCACACATCCAGGATATTTCTTCTTGTATTTCAGACCAGTTACTATAGTGGAGCTTTTGGGGAATGCAGTTCTTCCATCAAACATAGCGTCTGTGTCTGAAATAATGTTATTAGTTATTAGAATACTCAagtaaatttattaattgtaaATATACTATTGGGTTGGCTAAAAAATAAAAGTCTTTGACCATCTGTTTCATTTTCTGTAAAATTCTCTCAATGAACAAAACTTTGTTTtctaacaggccattaaacagcTCTTAATTAGTTTTGTATGAATAAGTAAACAAATTATTATGAATGAGGGATTATGAAACCGTTCAAAAGATGGGAATAGGTTATAAAGTAGAATGAAATATACATTAAATAAAGATATTTCCTAACTTTAAATAATgagattattttttttaaaaaatcaacTTAAAAATTAACTTACTAGGATGAAACCGATGATAATCATAAGTAATATGTAAATTTTTTGGTAATTCCATAGTACGCATCTCATCCAATGGAGTGTTAACACCTATTGGTGTTTGATAGAATTCTTTCAAATCAGCTGGAATATAAAAGGAATTTTATAATACAGTGTAGTGTTTAAATAACATTGTATGCATACGAAATAGTGCaatatttacataaaaattacagcAAAAATCAAATTACTGTTtgaaataaaactaaaattattaatttacaaatataataatttatctCGTTTTTATCtagaaaaataatacaaaatgtagtaattcatttaaaaaaatttgtcctcTACTGTGGattttattttatgaaatcATTAATTCAAGTATTATTTTAAATGACATTTGCCCTGGGATACTGttaatttgtaaaataatttgTCTGCAATTCAagtgataaatattataaaacaaaatttaatcaaaccTACTTTAAGATATACATTGATAAATTGAAATAAGACTgtataaaaaattgtattatatatatatatatgtagatAAATGAGAAACCACAATTTTGATAATTTAAGAAAAGTACTATGGAATCAAAGCAACCTTGAATTACAATCAATCTCTAATTAAAAAGAATCAGATGACTGTAGTTTGTTTATAAACAGTACTATGATTAAAATCCAGAATCCTTATATAAGCAATATTTAAGTTAAACTTCTGAGAGACATATTATTAAAATGTTGCAGTGTACAaaagatgaaaataataaaaattttgtatgCCATTATTGTAGAAAACTTACCAATTGTTTCGATACTATACAGTACAGAATTTGGAA is part of the Colletes latitarsis isolate SP2378_abdomen chromosome 10, iyColLati1, whole genome shotgun sequence genome and harbors:
- the Nop17l gene encoding PIH1 domain-containing protein Nop17-like isoform X4, whose amino-acid sequence is MFNRYLTGRRSSAAIHVVQALRDSSTNEFICKHTTSFRKMDAYETRRKDWEDLEVTKEELKTLTECLKKEEFRKLLVEHVKEVTDPENRKIYEKEITQLEKERGVDVVFVNPEPGYVIKTSVNGDKKCFLNICKSNVIAQPSNQPAFEQGHRSLQWFIPYALLSARDDLDKKNMRCMVFDVVFHPDTIYLSSKNAQFRETVNNTAMDGVENNFKVKLDRKNLRFPNMKYKGLPLPTVIRKPSKEPLKKQLDMEPEIYQKIMADYDKKREQQFKHVNKPKRASPATTYYKETLDTNAETDNKYVTPKFSIKHQSDVELEDFTTSKMAKMNATIPKRLIVTIDLPLLKTANDAFLDVQERYLSLKSEKPAKYLLELPLPYCVDANNGNAKFDPKFKKLVIMLPVIPPVVLVSDNTENSEIDSNHGSSEPVLNTDSLEDSLGNSHLSDTVPKLIEEYETVLTTTKMQNESENLEKCSETIPWTSRINEIDTFMDSNIKYSLPPFTCNIYDSQLAITVNVKNVDPNSIRHRILQNNVGIHVLLSSVGAGFFPQHYSLCLKISEDSVDPDSLSSEPWDNNVVFTVTLKNTENLARYYVGRNDEFMEEKDFPTAASFKNQLKELTIMENTELGKDRTINVLAEDDGVVINISSNRSDSDYEPVHGITKSTQQYEDRQDATTEIRSASESTDDELTSNSTAGKFSKGILKSRRTHDFSRSTSESSTDESGMPTSPIDSHYDSEQDINSETDCSNLKKTVRFNEIVSQQLFRSKSSIVNQRKVTTIPRTTKQFNTKPGIYQKLMSDYDEKRERQLKRVERKSKRASRPTTRHKDTSNTNAETNSKYVTPKFSIKYLSDMELYDFETSETTKINSTIPKKLIITIDLPLLKTATDVFLDVQERYLSLKSEKPAKYLLELPLFYCVHAAGGSSRFDTKYKKLVVTLSVIPPMETPLDTREDSGVDSDHGSPVPVLPEDALENSLSNSHSSDAMPKLGEKCKTVFTTIKIENESESLEECNDSILRTNNVDNIDTFIDSSIKYTLPPFTCNIYLNQLAITVDVKYVNPNSIRHRILQNNLGIHILLMSVNAELIPQHYSLCIKIHNDTVDPDSLTIDPCDNDVLFTVILNNTENLLRYYVGLNEEFMEEKLYPSAASFKDLLKKLTATENTELGNDGTVNEQAEDDGVVINISPNQLDSDDEKTAETN
- the Nop17l gene encoding PIH1 domain-containing protein Nop17-like isoform X1, whose translation is MFNRYLTGRRSSAAIHVVQALRDSSTNEFICKHTTSFRKMDAYETRRKDWEDLEVTKEELKTLTECLKKEEFRKLLVEHVKEVTDPENRKIYEKEITQLEKERGVDVVFVNPEPGYVIKTSVNGDKKCFLNICKSNVIAQPSNQPAFEQGHRSLQWFIPYALLSARDDLDKKNMRCMVFDVVFHPDTIYLSSKNAQFRETVNNTAMDGVENNFKVKLDRKNLRFPNMKYKGLPLPTVIRKPSKEPLKKQLDMEPEIYQKIMADYDKKREQQFKHVNKPKRASPATTYYKETLDTNAETDNKYVTPKFSIKHQSDVELEDFTTSKMAKMNATIPKRLIVTIDLPLLKTANDAFLDVQERYLSLKSEKPAKYLLELPLPYCVDANNGNAKFDPKFKKLVIMLPVIPPVVLVSDNTENSEIDSNHGSSEPVLNTDSLEDSLGNSHLSDTVPKLIEEYETVLTTTKMQNESENLEKCSETIPWTSRINEIDTFMDSNIKYSLPPFTCNIYDSQLAITVNVKNVDPNSIRHRILQNNVGIHVLLSSVGAGFFPQHYSLCLKISEDSVDPDSLSSEPWDNNVVFTVTLKNTENLARYYVGRNDEFMEEKDFPTAASFKNQLKELTIMENTELGKDRTINVLAEDDGVVINISSNRSDSDYEPVHGITKSTQQYEDRQDATTEIRSASESTDDELTSNSTAGKFSKGILKSRRTHDFSRSTSESSTDESGMPTSPIDSHYDSEQDINSETDCSNLKKTVRFNEIVSQQLFRSKSSIVNQRKVTTIPRTTKQFNTKPGIYQKLMSDYDEKRERQLKRVERKSKRASRPTTRHKDTSNTNAETNSKYVTPKFSIKYLSDMELYDFETSETTKINSTIPKKLIITIDLPLLKTATDVFLDVQERYLSLKSEKPAKYLLELPLFYCVHAAGGSSRFDTKYKKLVVTLSVIPPMETPLDTREDSGVDSDHGSPVPVLPEDALENSLSNSHSSDAMPKLGEKCKTVFTTIKIENESESLEECNDSILRTNNVDNIDTFIDSSIKYTLPPFTCNIYLNQLAITVDVKYVNPNSIRHRILQNNLGIHILLMSVNAELIPQHYSLCIKIHNDTVDPDSLTIDPCDNDVLFTVILNNTENLLRYYVGLNEEFMEEKLYPSAASFKDLLKKLTATENTELGNDGTVNEQAEDDGVVINISPNQLDSDDEVGQESTNSTREHAVTKTRSVSENSGDELTSDGSIAGTLSEDVLKSRRIHDFSSSVSESNTDENGIVTSSIESDSWSLKKTVRFDTMVSIQYFRSNGSIVRLKKRRRHAPRTMSQVVKPILKQNKPSSQEETSEDTVIAVWGRRR
- the Nop17l gene encoding PIH1 domain-containing protein Nop17-like isoform X2, giving the protein MFNRYLTGRRSSAAIHVVQALRDSSTNEFICKHTTSFRKMDAYETRRKDWEDLEVTKEELKTLTECLKKEEFRKLLVEHVKEVTDPENRKIYEKEITQLEKERGVDVVFVNPEPGYVIKTSVNGDKKCFLNICKSNVIAQPSNQPAFEQGHRSLQWFIPYALLSARDDLDKKNMRCMVFDVVFHPDTIYLSSKNAQFRETVNNTAMDGVENNFKVKLDRKNLRFPNMKYKGLPLPTVIRKPSKEPLKKQLDMEPEIYQKIMADYDKKREQQFKHVNKPKRASPATTYYKETLDTNAETDNKYVTPKFSIKHQSDVELEDFTTSKMAKMNATIPKRLIVTIDLPLLKTANDAFLDVQERYLSLKSEKPAKYLLELPLPYCVDANNGNAKFDPKFKKLVIMLPVIPPVVLVSDNTENSEIDSNHGSSEPVLNTDSLEDSLGNSHLSDTVPKLIEEYETVLTTTKMQNESENLEKCSETIPWTSRINEIDTFMDSNIKYSLPPFTCNIYDSQLAITVNVKNVDPNSIRHRILQNNVGIHVLLSSVGAGFFPQHYSLCLKISEDSVDPDSLSSEPWDNNVVFTVTLKNTENLARYYVGRNDEFMEEKDFPTAASFKNQLKELTIMENTELGKDRTINVLAEDDGVVINISSNRSDSDYEPVHGITKSTQQYEDRQDATTEIRSASESTDDELTSNSTAGKFSKGILKSRRTHDFSRSTSESSTDESGMPTSPIDSHYDSEQDINSETDCSNLKKTVRFNEIVSQQLFRSKSSIVNQRKVTTIPRTTKQFNTKPGIYQKLMSDYDEKRERQLKRVERKSKRASRPTTRHKDTSNTNAETNSKYVTPKFSIKYLSDMELYDFETSETTKINSTIPKKLIITIDLPLLKTATDVFLDVQERYLSLKSEKPAKYLLELPLFYCVHAAGGSSRFDTKYKKLVVTLSVIPPMETPLDTREDSGVDSDHGSPVPVLPEDALENSLSNSHSSDAMPKLGEKCKTVFTTIKIENESESLEECNDSILRTNNVDNIDTFIDSSIKYTLPPFTCNIYLNQLAITVDVKYVNPNSIRHRILQNNLGIHILLMSVNAELIPQHYSLCIKIHNDTVDPDSLTIDPCDNDVLFTVILNNTENLLRYYVGLNEEFMEEKLYPSAASFKDLLKKLTATENTELGNDGTVNEQAEDDGVVINISPNQLDSDDEVGQESTNSTREHAVTKTRSVSENSGDELTSDGSIAVSESNTDENGIVTSSIESDSWSLKKTVRFDTMVSIQYFRSNGSIVRLKKRRRHAPRTMSQVVKPILKQNKPSSQEETSEDTVIAVWGRRR
- the Nop17l gene encoding PIH1 domain-containing protein Nop17-like isoform X3, whose amino-acid sequence is MFNRYLTGRRSSAAIHVVQALRDSSTNEFICKHTTSFRKMDAYETRRKDWEDLEVTKEELKTLTECLKKEEFRKLLVEHVKEVTDPENRKIYEKEITQLEKERGVDVVFVNPEPGYVIKTSVNGDKKCFLNICKSNVIAQPSNQPAFEQGHRSLQWFIPYALLSARDDLDKKNMRCMVFDVVFHPDTIYLSSKNAQFRETVNNTAMDGVENNFKVKLDRKNLRFPNMKYKGLPLPTVIRKPSKEPLKKQLDMEPEIYQKIMADYDKKREQQFKHVNKPKRASPATTYYKETLDTNAETDNKYVTPKFSIKHQSDVELEDFTTSKMAKMNATIPKRLIVTIDLPLLKTANDAFLDVQERYLSLKSEKPAKYLLELPLPYCVDANNGNAKFDPKFKKLVIMLPVIPPVVLVSDNTENSEIDSNHGSSEPVLNTDSLEDSLGNSHLSDTVPKLIEEYETVLTTTKMQNESENLEKCSETIPWTSRINEIDTFMDSNIKYSLPPFTCNIYDSQLAITVNVKNVDPNSIRHRILQNNVGIHVLLSSVGAGFFPQHYSLCLKISEDSVDPDSLSSEPWDNNVVFTVTLKNTENLARYYVGRNDEFMEEKDFPTAASFKNQLKELTIMENTELGKDRTINVLAEDDGVVINISSNRSDSDYEPVHGITKSTQQYEDRQDATTEIRSASESTDDELTSNSTAGKFSKGILKSRRTHDFSRSTSESSTDESGMPTSPIDSHYDSEQDINSETDCSNLKKTVRFNEIVSQQLFRSKSSIVNQRKVTTIPRTTKQFNTKPGIYQKLMSDYDEKRERQLKRVERKSKRASRPTTRHKDTSNTNAETNSKYVTPKFSIKYLSDMELYDFETSETTKINSTIPKKLIITIDLPLLKTATDVFLDVQERYLSLKSEKPAKYLLELPLFYCVHAAGGSSRFDTKYKKLVVTLSVIPPMETPLDTREDSGVDSDHGSPVPVLPEDALENSLSNSHSSDAMPKLGEKCKTVFTTIKIENESESLEECNDSILRTNNVDNIDTFIDSSIKYTLPPFTCNIYLNQLAITVDVKYVNPNSIRHRILQNNLGIHILLMSVNAELIPQHYSLCIKIHNDTVDPDSLTIDPCDNDVLFTVILNNTENLLRYYVGLNEEFMEEKLYPSAASFKDLLKKLTATENTELGNDGTVNEQAEDDGVVINISPNQLDSDDEVGQESTNSTREHAVTKTRSVSENSGDELTSDVSESNTDENGIVTSSIESDSWSLKKTVRFDTMVSIQYFRSNGSIVRLKKRRRHAPRTMSQVVKPILKQNKPSSQEETSEDTVIAVWGRRR